In Thermovenabulum gondwanense, a single window of DNA contains:
- the rapZ gene encoding RNase adapter RapZ: protein MEKDFNFVIITGLSGAGRTLALRVFEDNGFFCIDNLPPQLIPKFAELCSQSRKKLEKVALVIDIRGGDFFDNLFDSLKSLEDMGYAYKIIFLDASDEVLIKRYKESRRKHPLAPDKRIVEGINLERRKLALLKAKSDFIIDTSFKTPAQLKEEIEKRFLQRDKSDTGLLINIVSFGFKQGLPLDADLVFDVRFLPNPFYDDDLRPLSGSDEKVKNYIFNFEETKVFLKKVQDLIEFLIPYYIKEGKSQLVVAIGCTGGRHRSIAVANELARLLKERGYYINIEHRDEKETRG, encoded by the coding sequence GTGGAAAAAGATTTTAATTTTGTAATAATTACCGGACTTTCGGGGGCGGGAAGAACCCTTGCTTTGAGGGTATTTGAAGATAACGGCTTTTTTTGTATTGACAATTTACCTCCCCAGCTTATACCCAAGTTTGCGGAGTTATGCAGCCAGAGCAGAAAAAAGCTCGAAAAAGTTGCTCTTGTAATCGATATCCGGGGAGGGGATTTTTTCGATAACCTTTTTGATAGCCTAAAATCTTTAGAAGATATGGGTTATGCCTATAAAATTATTTTTTTAGATGCCTCCGATGAGGTTTTGATTAAAAGGTATAAAGAGAGCAGGCGAAAACATCCGCTCGCACCGGATAAAAGAATAGTTGAAGGGATTAATTTAGAAAGAAGGAAATTAGCGCTTTTAAAGGCAAAATCGGATTTTATTATTGACACTTCCTTCAAGACTCCTGCCCAGCTTAAAGAAGAAATAGAAAAAAGATTTTTGCAGAGGGATAAAAGCGATACAGGGTTATTGATAAATATCGTTTCCTTTGGATTTAAACAAGGACTTCCTCTTGATGCAGATTTAGTCTTTGATGTAAGATTTTTACCAAATCCATTTTATGATGATGACCTGAGGCCCCTTTCGGGTAGTGACGAAAAAGTAAAAAATTATATTTTTAATTTTGAGGAGACGAAGGTATTTCTTAAGAAAGTTCAGGACTTGATAGAGTTTTTAATTCCTTACTATATTAAAGAAGGCAAATCTCAATTAGTGGTGGCTATAGGATGTACCGGAGGAAGACACAGGTCAATAGCTGTAGCCAATGAGCTGGCGAGGTTGTTAAAAGAAAGGGGTTATTATATAAATATAGAACACAGAGATGAAAAAGAAACAAGGGGGTAA